In Clostridium sporogenes, one genomic interval encodes:
- a CDS encoding NAD(P)/FAD-dependent oxidoreductase yields the protein MSKIIVIGGGPAGMMAAIKAAEKHDVILIERNEKVGKKLYITGKGRCNVTSSKDISEFFDYIPTNPYFLYSPLYTFTNEDTIKFFNDRNIKLKVERGDRVFPSSDKSSDIIYALEKELIKRNVNILLNKRITKIHKEDSCIKYVETEKGEKIKGDYFILCTGGVSYPQTGSEGDGHKIAEKLGHNIKKLKPSLVPLETKEGWVKDLQGLALKNVEIRIIDSKNKALYKNFGEMLFTHFGISGPIILTASSVIDRDNLKVFINLKPALSSNDLDERIQKDFKKYCNKDFSNSLNDLLPKRLIDIIINLSKIDPNKKVNSITKEERKNLVHLLQNLPLTIKGKRSIKEAIVTSGGVDVLNIDPSTMKSKIINNLYFAGELIDVDAFTGGFNIQIALSTGYLAGLKVGED from the coding sequence GTGTCAAAAATTATAGTAATAGGTGGTGGCCCTGCTGGTATGATGGCAGCCATTAAAGCAGCAGAAAAACATGATGTTATATTAATAGAAAGAAATGAAAAGGTAGGTAAAAAGTTATATATAACTGGAAAAGGTAGATGTAATGTAACAAGTTCTAAAGATATAAGCGAATTTTTTGATTATATTCCAACTAATCCTTATTTTTTATATAGTCCTTTATATACTTTTACAAATGAAGATACTATTAAATTTTTTAATGATAGAAATATTAAATTAAAAGTAGAAAGAGGAGATAGAGTATTTCCTTCTTCAGATAAATCTTCAGATATAATATATGCTTTAGAAAAAGAACTTATAAAAAGAAATGTAAACATATTACTTAATAAAAGAATAACAAAAATTCACAAAGAAGATTCATGTATAAAATATGTGGAAACAGAAAAAGGAGAAAAAATAAAGGGAGATTATTTTATATTATGTACTGGTGGGGTATCCTATCCTCAAACAGGTTCTGAAGGTGATGGACATAAAATAGCCGAAAAATTAGGCCATAATATAAAAAAATTAAAACCATCTTTAGTTCCCCTAGAGACAAAAGAAGGGTGGGTAAAAGACTTACAAGGACTGGCATTAAAAAATGTAGAAATAAGAATTATAGATTCTAAAAATAAGGCATTATATAAAAATTTTGGAGAAATGTTGTTTACTCATTTTGGCATATCAGGTCCTATTATACTTACAGCTAGTAGTGTAATAGATAGAGATAATTTAAAAGTTTTCATAAATTTAAAACCTGCTCTCTCATCTAATGATCTGGATGAGAGAATACAAAAGGATTTTAAAAAGTATTGTAATAAAGATTTTAGTAACTCTCTAAATGATTTATTACCTAAAAGACTTATAGATATTATAATAAACTTAAGTAAAATAGATCCGAACAAAAAAGTAAACTCTATTACAAAAGAAGAAAGAAAAAATTTAGTACATTTGCTACAAAATTTACCATTAACTATAAAAGGAAAAAGATCTATAAAAGAAGCTATAGTAACCTCTGGAGGTGTTGATGTGCTAAATATAGACCCATCTACTATGAAATCTAAAATAATAAATAATTTATATTTTGCAGGAGAATTAATAGACGTAGACGCCTTTACTGGTGGATTTAATATACAAATAGCTCTATCTACAGGTTATTTGGCTGGTTTAAAGGTAGGTGAAGATTAA
- the aroH gene encoding chorismate mutase: MQSIRGAITIEKNEVKYIKEASIKLFSEILIRNNLNIDDIVSIFISCTKDIDIDYPGKYIREDFNLKNVAIMHFNEMYVEGSMPLCIRILILIDKKNKNIEENIEYVYLGRAKTLRKDLFSPN; encoded by the coding sequence ATGCAGTCTATAAGAGGGGCAATAACTATAGAAAAAAATGAAGTAAAATATATTAAAGAAGCTTCAATAAAACTTTTTTCAGAAATATTAATAAGAAACAATTTAAATATAGATGATATAGTATCTATATTTATATCCTGTACAAAGGATATAGATATAGACTATCCAGGGAAATATATTAGAGAGGATTTTAACTTAAAAAATGTAGCTATAATGCATTTTAATGAAATGTATGTTGAAGGTTCTATGCCTTTATGCATAAGAATTTTAATTCTAATAGACAAAAAAAATAAAAATATTGAAGAAAATATAGAGTATGTTTATCTTGGCAGAGCAAAGACTCTTAGAAAAGATTTGTTTTCACCAAATTAA
- the cmk gene encoding (d)CMP kinase, with product MLNISIAIDGPAGAGKSTIAKIIGKKLNLMYINTGSMYRAVTLMALENNIEPSDIESLKTLINSMDISFNGNNIIVNGKDLEEAIRMPIINNNVSKYAAVEEVRELLVSMQQNISKKYNVIMDGRDIGTVVLKDAPYKFFITASAEIRAKRRLKELKEKHINIDFEDVLKEIKERDYIDSTRKINPLKQSEDAILIDTSNFTIEEVVDKICTIIKRD from the coding sequence ATGTTGAATATATCTATAGCCATAGATGGCCCTGCAGGAGCAGGGAAAAGCACCATAGCAAAAATTATTGGAAAGAAATTAAATTTAATGTACATAAATACAGGTTCTATGTATAGAGCAGTAACCCTTATGGCCTTAGAAAATAATATAGAACCCTCTGATATAGAAAGCCTTAAAACTTTAATTAATTCCATGGATATAAGTTTTAATGGTAATAATATAATTGTTAATGGAAAAGATTTAGAAGAGGCTATAAGAATGCCTATAATAAATAATAATGTATCTAAATACGCAGCAGTAGAAGAAGTAAGAGAGCTTTTAGTTTCCATGCAACAAAATATAAGCAAAAAATATAATGTGATAATGGACGGGCGAGACATAGGTACAGTAGTTCTTAAAGATGCTCCTTACAAATTTTTTATTACAGCTAGTGCGGAAATTAGAGCAAAAAGAAGATTAAAAGAATTAAAAGAAAAGCATATAAATATTGATTTTGAGGATGTACTAAAGGAAATTAAAGAAAGAGATTATATAGACAGCACTAGAAAAATTAATCCTCTAAAGCAAAGTGAAGATGCTATTTTGATAGATACTTCTAATTTTACTATAGAAGAAGTAGTTGATAAAATATGTACCATAATAAAAAGAGATTAA
- a CDS encoding bifunctional 4-hydroxy-3-methylbut-2-enyl diphosphate reductase/30S ribosomal protein S1, producing the protein MNVILADKAGFCFGVKRALDTTINTKENLKGKIYTLGPLIHNNDVVNLLKDKGIEPISIGDVDKLNKDDTIIIRSHGVPLQTINYLKDKGLNVINTTCPHVANIQIKAKKYYEEGYKIVIVGDENHPEVIGINGWCNNSAIISKDGSNINNLDKKVCVLCQTTEKQENWEKVLNILIKKSREILAFNTICNATQVRQQAAKKLSEKVDSMVVIGGKNSSNTTKLYEICKNNCKNTIHVENAKEIPEHIYINSNIIGVTAGASTPDWIIKEAVNKMNNNDNIIEVSKNEMLEYMNEKEQQIVVGKVVKGTIVSLNEDELFVDLNYKSEGIIPKEEVTLNEEAILKEAFKVGDEIEAKIVRIKNEDGYVVLSLKELDREKALKNLKEIFENKQTIKVIVKDAVDAGLICIYNGVRVFIPASHIELSHVDNLEKYKGSELEVNIIEFIKDRYKTKIVGSRREILKTIRDEHIEETWTSLEKDTIVEGEVKRFTNFGAFVEINGVDGLLHVSEISWGRVEKPEDALKIGDKIKVYILDIDKENKKLALSIKKLIEDPWKSVEIKYPIGNIVLGKVVRFASFGAFVELEPGVDGLVHISKISNKRIDKPEEELTLGKEVKAKILEVNSAEKRIALSIKDVEEF; encoded by the coding sequence ATGAATGTAATTTTAGCAGATAAAGCAGGGTTTTGCTTTGGTGTTAAAAGAGCTTTAGATACAACAATAAATACCAAAGAAAATTTAAAAGGTAAAATTTATACTTTAGGGCCTTTGATACATAATAATGATGTGGTTAATCTTTTAAAAGACAAAGGTATAGAACCTATAAGTATAGGGGACGTAGATAAACTTAACAAAGATGATACTATTATTATAAGATCACATGGAGTACCACTTCAAACTATAAACTATTTAAAAGACAAAGGGTTAAATGTTATAAATACAACCTGCCCTCATGTGGCTAATATACAAATTAAAGCTAAAAAATATTATGAAGAAGGTTACAAAATAGTAATAGTTGGAGATGAAAATCATCCAGAGGTTATTGGGATAAATGGTTGGTGTAATAATTCTGCTATTATCTCAAAGGATGGTTCCAATATAAATAACTTAGATAAAAAAGTTTGTGTATTGTGCCAAACTACAGAAAAACAAGAAAATTGGGAAAAAGTCCTTAATATATTAATTAAAAAATCTAGAGAGATATTAGCTTTCAATACTATATGTAATGCAACACAAGTGCGCCAACAAGCTGCAAAAAAATTATCTGAAAAAGTAGATAGTATGGTAGTTATAGGTGGTAAAAACAGTTCTAATACTACTAAGCTTTATGAAATATGTAAAAATAATTGCAAAAATACAATACATGTTGAAAATGCAAAGGAAATACCTGAGCACATATATATAAACTCAAATATTATAGGTGTTACCGCCGGAGCATCTACACCAGATTGGATTATAAAGGAGGCTGTTAATAAAATGAATAATAATGATAATATAATAGAAGTATCAAAAAATGAAATGCTTGAATATATGAATGAAAAAGAGCAACAAATAGTAGTTGGGAAAGTAGTAAAAGGAACTATCGTTTCTTTAAATGAAGATGAATTATTTGTTGATTTAAATTATAAATCTGAAGGTATTATACCTAAGGAAGAAGTAACTTTAAATGAAGAAGCTATATTAAAAGAGGCATTTAAAGTAGGGGATGAAATAGAAGCTAAAATAGTTAGAATAAAAAATGAAGATGGATATGTAGTATTATCTTTAAAAGAATTGGATCGTGAAAAAGCGTTAAAAAATTTAAAAGAAATCTTTGAAAATAAACAAACTATAAAGGTTATTGTAAAAGATGCCGTTGATGCTGGATTAATATGTATATATAATGGTGTTAGAGTATTTATTCCTGCTTCTCATATAGAACTTTCTCACGTAGATAACTTAGAAAAATATAAAGGATCAGAATTAGAAGTTAATATTATTGAATTTATAAAAGATAGATATAAAACTAAAATAGTAGGTTCAAGAAGAGAGATATTAAAAACTATTAGAGATGAACATATAGAAGAAACCTGGACCTCTTTAGAAAAAGATACAATAGTAGAAGGAGAAGTAAAAAGATTTACAAATTTCGGGGCTTTTGTAGAAATTAACGGAGTAGATGGGTTATTACATGTTTCCGAAATATCCTGGGGAAGGGTAGAAAAACCAGAAGATGCATTAAAAATTGGAGATAAAATAAAAGTATATATTTTAGATATTGATAAGGAAAATAAAAAACTAGCTTTAAGCATAAAAAAATTAATAGAAGATCCTTGGAAAAGTGTAGAGATAAAATATCCAATAGGAAATATAGTATTAGGAAAAGTAGTTAGATTTGCAAGCTTTGGCGCATTTGTAGAATTGGAACCAGGTGTAGATGGTCTAGTGCATATATCAAAAATAAGTAATAAAAGAATAGATAAACCAGAAGAAGAGTTAACTTTAGGAAAAGAAGTTAAAGCTAAAATACTAGAAGTCAATTCAGCTGAAAAAAGAATTGCATTAAGCATAAAAGACGTTGAAGAATTTTAA
- a CDS encoding CotS family spore coat protein, translating to MGNRRVINYDESNITKKERQMINKVLSKYNFNVIDFSKVRSVYKVETTTGNKCLKRTRHGKYKIRNGFIFVEELKSVGFNNVASYYKSKDNRNYIKYKKWVFYATEWIDGDECDLNDIVEAENCAKTLAQFHKATQKIDINRLEVKSHLKKWPKRFNKRISDMDRFKNNIENKKIKNEFDITYKDYIDSFYERAMVALSFLNKSDYYKLSKEAEKNKSLCHHSFYYQNIIKKGKEYYIIDLDSIIIDLQVNDLGKYIQRLMTKKSYQWDFEKAKRIIEAYSSENKLTKQDLEVMASLIIFPHKFWKLGKKRYIKHKHWPETRYMKKLNKIIKYDAMQREFLESYLKYLEQYE from the coding sequence ATGGGGAATAGAAGAGTTATTAATTATGATGAAAGCAACATTACTAAAAAAGAAAGACAAATGATTAATAAAGTACTAAGCAAATACAACTTTAATGTTATAGATTTTTCTAAAGTAAGAAGTGTATATAAAGTTGAAACCACAACAGGAAATAAATGTTTAAAGAGAACTAGACACGGGAAATACAAAATAAGGAATGGGTTTATATTTGTAGAAGAATTAAAAAGTGTAGGATTTAACAATGTAGCCTCCTATTATAAAAGTAAAGATAATAGAAATTATATAAAATATAAAAAATGGGTATTTTATGCTACAGAATGGATAGATGGTGATGAATGCGATCTAAATGATATAGTAGAAGCAGAAAATTGTGCCAAAACTTTAGCTCAGTTTCATAAAGCTACCCAAAAAATTGATATAAATAGACTAGAAGTTAAAAGTCATCTTAAAAAATGGCCTAAGAGATTTAATAAAAGAATATCTGATATGGATAGATTTAAAAATAATATAGAAAATAAAAAAATTAAAAATGAATTTGATATTACTTACAAGGATTATATAGATAGTTTTTATGAAAGGGCTATGGTAGCACTTTCCTTTTTAAATAAATCAGACTATTATAAATTATCTAAGGAAGCTGAAAAAAATAAAAGTCTATGTCATCATAGTTTTTATTATCAAAATATAATTAAAAAGGGCAAAGAATACTATATAATAGATTTAGACAGCATAATAATAGATTTACAAGTAAATGATTTAGGAAAGTATATACAAAGACTTATGACTAAAAAAAGCTATCAATGGGATTTTGAAAAGGCCAAAAGAATAATAGAAGCTTATAGCTCTGAAAATAAACTTACTAAACAAGATCTAGAAGTTATGGCATCTTTAATTATATTTCCTCATAAGTTCTGGAAATTAGGGAAAAAACGATATATAAAGCATAAACATTGGCCAGAAACTAGATATATGAAAAAACTAAATAAAATTATAAAATACGATGCTATGCAAAGAGAATTTCTAGAAAGTTATTTGAAATATCTAGAGCAATATGAGTAA
- a CDS encoding GNAT family N-acetyltransferase, which translates to MFKCINLNKDNIIKFKELNKNSKNFNLLNEDFFILYNNCSFIQRLFLKKRVKLLYKREECIGYIWTNTTIKNICHINALNIIKTDNLKEISTYLIKSIGENLIIEYDCEHNGYNYNILEAIGFKKGRGVLELYLDLEKFNDYIKISEHINFENPIINKHEKIRCYIQNEVFKSNNRVPLTKEDIYFDESQDYYVKDVSFFIKKNDEYIGYGQVILENNIPFIVNFGILPNFREEGYGKVLLNHILNKLKIKGFKKVMIRVSSENEIALNLYKSLGFLLYKEKHVFIINTSNKK; encoded by the coding sequence ATGTTTAAATGTATTAATTTAAATAAGGATAATATTATAAAATTCAAAGAATTAAACAAAAACAGTAAAAATTTCAATCTTTTAAATGAAGATTTTTTTATTTTATATAATAACTGTAGTTTTATACAAAGATTATTTTTAAAAAAAAGAGTAAAATTGCTATATAAAAGGGAAGAATGCATTGGATATATATGGACAAATACTACTATAAAAAACATATGTCATATAAATGCCTTAAACATTATAAAAACAGATAATCTAAAGGAAATATCTACTTATCTTATAAAATCTATAGGTGAGAATTTAATTATAGAATATGATTGTGAACATAACGGTTATAACTATAATATATTAGAGGCTATAGGCTTTAAAAAGGGTAGGGGAGTTCTAGAATTATATTTAGATCTGGAAAAGTTTAATGATTATATAAAAATCTCTGAACATATTAATTTTGAAAATCCTATAATAAACAAACATGAAAAAATAAGATGTTATATACAAAATGAAGTTTTTAAAAGCAATAATAGAGTTCCCCTAACTAAAGAAGATATATATTTTGATGAATCTCAAGATTATTATGTTAAAGATGTATCCTTTTTTATAAAGAAGAATGATGAATATATAGGATATGGCCAAGTTATATTAGAAAATAATATACCTTTTATTGTGAATTTCGGGATACTTCCAAATTTTAGGGAAGAGGGCTATGGAAAAGTACTTTTAAATCATATTTTAAATAAATTAAAAATTAAAGGTTTTAAAAAGGTAATGATAAGGGTAAGTTCTGAAAATGAAATAGCATTAAATCTTTATAAATCTCTAGGTTTTTTATTATATAAAGAAAAGCATGTATTTATAATAAATACTTCAAATAAAAAATAA
- a CDS encoding pyridoxal phosphate-dependent aminotransferase, translating to MKFSKRISDMQFSPIRKLAPYATEAKNKGIHVFHLNIGQPDIKTPECFTEGVKSYEEPVLKYSDSKGMDPLLESFIKYYKEWNINFEKDELLVTNGGSEAIQFALMALCDVGDEIIIPEPFYTNYNGFAESAGVNVVPFLTKAEEGFHLPKKEEIVSKISDKTRAILVSNPGNPTGVVYTYEELRMLADIAKENDLFLIADEVYREFVYDGLKYTSAMYLEDVQDRVIVIDSISKRYSACGARIGLIASKNKELIHQILKLCQSRLCVPTVEQIGAANLINTPESYFTEVKAEYENRRNIMFEGLKNIPGVVCEKPTGAFYIVAKLPVDNAEEFTKWMLTEFSHNNKTVMVAPAAGFYASEGLGEDEIRLSYCLKGEDLKEAMEILKLAIEKYNSK from the coding sequence ATGAAATTTTCAAAAAGAATATCTGACATGCAATTTTCACCAATAAGAAAGCTTGCACCTTATGCAACTGAAGCTAAAAATAAAGGTATCCATGTTTTCCATTTGAACATAGGACAACCAGATATTAAAACTCCAGAATGTTTCACTGAAGGTGTAAAATCTTATGAAGAACCTGTATTAAAATATTCTGACTCTAAAGGTATGGATCCTTTATTAGAAAGCTTTATAAAATATTATAAAGAATGGAATATAAATTTTGAAAAAGATGAATTACTAGTAACAAATGGTGGAAGTGAAGCTATCCAATTTGCATTAATGGCTTTATGTGATGTTGGGGATGAAATTATAATTCCAGAACCATTCTATACAAACTATAACGGTTTTGCTGAATCAGCTGGCGTTAATGTAGTTCCTTTCTTAACAAAAGCAGAGGAAGGATTCCATCTTCCAAAAAAAGAAGAAATAGTAAGCAAAATATCTGATAAAACAAGAGCTATATTAGTTTCAAATCCAGGAAATCCAACTGGTGTTGTTTATACTTATGAAGAATTAAGAATGCTTGCAGATATTGCTAAAGAAAACGATTTATTCTTAATTGCAGATGAAGTTTATAGAGAATTTGTATATGATGGATTAAAATATACATCAGCTATGTACTTAGAAGATGTACAAGACAGAGTTATAGTAATAGATAGTATATCTAAACGTTATAGTGCTTGTGGAGCTAGAATAGGACTTATAGCTTCTAAAAACAAAGAACTTATACATCAAATACTAAAATTATGTCAATCAAGATTATGCGTTCCCACAGTAGAACAAATAGGAGCAGCTAACTTAATAAATACTCCAGAAAGTTATTTTACAGAAGTAAAAGCTGAATATGAAAACAGACGTAATATAATGTTTGAAGGATTAAAAAATATTCCTGGAGTTGTATGCGAAAAACCAACAGGAGCTTTTTACATAGTAGCTAAACTTCCTGTAGATAACGCAGAAGAGTTTACTAAATGGATGTTAACTGAATTCAGTCACAATAATAAAACTGTTATGGTAGCTCCAGCAGCTGGATTCTATGCAAGTGAAGGTTTAGGAGAAGATGAAATAAGACTTTCCTATTGCTTAAAGGGCGAAGATTTAAAAGAAGCTATGGAAATATTAAAATTAGCTATAGAAAAATATAATAGCAAATAA
- a CDS encoding PLP-dependent aminotransferase family protein translates to MNIRFSERASGLKASEIRELLKLTEMPEIISFAGGLPAPELFPVEEMKGIMQEVLDTQGRAALQYSSTEGYKPLREIIANERMKPAGVNVSYENIAITNGSQQGIEFSAKIFLNEGDIVVCESPSYLGAINAFKSYRPKFVEIPMDDNGMIIEELEKALAENKGKVKMIYTIPDFQNPTGRTMPDDRRKRIAELAAEYEIPVIEDNPYGDLIYEGERHPSIKSFDKEGWVIYLGTFSKNFCPGLRLAWVCAEPEILDKYIIVKQGVDLQAGTLDQRATALFMQKYDLNEHIEKIKKVYEKRRDLMLDSMKKYFPAGVKYTHPVGGLFTWVELREDLDAKELMKDALAENVAYVPGGSFFPNGGHENYFRLNYSCMSDEKIVEGVKRLGKVLDKYYK, encoded by the coding sequence ATGAATATACGTTTTTCAGAAAGAGCATCAGGATTAAAAGCATCAGAGATAAGAGAACTATTAAAATTAACTGAAATGCCAGAGATAATTTCCTTTGCAGGAGGATTACCAGCACCAGAATTATTCCCTGTAGAAGAGATGAAAGGTATAATGCAAGAAGTATTAGATACTCAAGGAAGAGCAGCATTACAATATAGCTCTACTGAAGGTTACAAACCATTAAGAGAAATCATAGCTAATGAAAGAATGAAACCAGCTGGTGTAAACGTTTCTTATGAAAACATTGCTATAACTAATGGTTCCCAACAAGGTATAGAATTTTCAGCTAAAATTTTCTTAAATGAAGGAGATATAGTTGTTTGCGAAAGTCCTAGTTATTTAGGTGCTATAAATGCGTTTAAATCCTATAGACCTAAATTTGTTGAAATACCTATGGACGATAATGGAATGATTATAGAAGAATTGGAAAAAGCTTTAGCAGAAAATAAAGGCAAAGTTAAAATGATATATACAATCCCTGATTTCCAAAATCCTACTGGGAGAACTATGCCAGATGATAGAAGAAAGAGAATAGCAGAATTAGCTGCAGAATATGAAATACCTGTAATAGAAGATAATCCATATGGAGATCTTATTTATGAAGGAGAAAGACATCCATCTATAAAGAGTTTTGATAAAGAAGGATGGGTTATTTATCTTGGAACTTTCTCTAAAAATTTCTGTCCTGGATTAAGACTTGCATGGGTTTGTGCTGAACCTGAAATATTAGATAAATATATAATTGTAAAACAAGGTGTTGATTTACAGGCTGGTACATTAGATCAAAGAGCAACAGCTTTATTCATGCAAAAATATGATTTAAATGAACATATTGAAAAAATTAAAAAAGTTTATGAGAAACGTAGAGATTTAATGCTAGATAGTATGAAAAAATACTTCCCAGCAGGCGTAAAATATACTCATCCTGTTGGAGGATTATTTACATGGGTTGAATTAAGAGAAGATTTAGATGCTAAAGAATTAATGAAAGATGCTTTAGCTGAAAATGTTGCTTATGTACCTGGTGGTTCTTTCTTCCCTAACGGAGGACATGAAAACTACTTTAGATTAAACTATTCTTGCATGAGTGATGAAAAAATAGTTGAAGGTGTAAAAAGACTAGGTAAAGTTTTAGATAAATATTATAAATAA
- a CDS encoding recombinase family protein, with translation MNNKVAIYVRVSTHHQIDKDSLPLQRQDLINYSKYVLNTNKYELFEDAGYSAKNTDRPNFQNMMSKIRKNEFSHLLVWKIDRISRNLLDFCDMYEELKKYNCTFVSKNEQFDTSSAMGEAMLKIILVFAELERKLTGERVTAVMLDRATKGLWNGAPIPLGYAWDKVRKFPIIDQKEKNTIELIYNTYLKTKSTTAVRGLLNSNNIKTKRGGSWTTKTVSDIIRNPFYKGTYRYNYREPGRGKVKNENEWVLIEDNHPGIITKELWNQCNEIMDTNAQRNNAAGFRANGKVHVFAGLLECDECHNNLYSKQDKPNIDGFIPSIYVCSGRYNHLGCSQKTISDNYIGTFVFNFVSNILTTQNKVNKLDTQSFENSLLKGKFFKDIIGIDNIETIQGISYPKNILKTKNINVKSNSIELEIIKKEKVKFERAMQRLEDLYLFDDEAMSEKDYMIKKKKINEKLQELNNKLKGFDTCGDVSELNLMKEVSNFMLSKELLNMHDINYKKLVLAVGRERLKDFVKTIIDKIIIKDKKILNVKFKNGLVIKFVYKC, from the coding sequence ATGAATAATAAAGTTGCTATTTATGTACGTGTTTCTACTCATCATCAAATAGACAAAGATTCATTGCCATTACAGAGGCAAGATCTTATTAACTATAGTAAATATGTTCTTAATACAAATAAATATGAATTATTTGAAGATGCTGGCTATTCTGCTAAAAATACAGATAGACCTAATTTCCAAAATATGATGTCTAAAATTAGAAAAAATGAATTTTCTCATCTTTTAGTTTGGAAAATAGATCGAATAAGTAGAAATCTATTAGATTTTTGCGATATGTATGAAGAGTTAAAAAAATATAATTGTACGTTTGTATCTAAAAATGAGCAATTCGATACATCTTCCGCCATGGGTGAAGCTATGTTGAAGATTATATTAGTTTTCGCAGAACTTGAAAGAAAATTAACTGGTGAAAGAGTTACTGCAGTAATGTTGGATAGAGCAACTAAAGGGCTTTGGAACGGAGCTCCAATACCCCTTGGCTATGCATGGGATAAAGTTAGAAAATTTCCTATAATAGACCAAAAAGAAAAAAATACCATAGAATTAATTTATAATACATATTTAAAAACTAAATCTACTACAGCAGTAAGAGGGTTATTAAATTCAAATAACATAAAAACAAAACGGGGTGGAAGTTGGACCACCAAAACAGTAAGTGATATAATTAGAAATCCATTCTATAAAGGTACATATAGATACAATTATAGAGAGCCAGGACGTGGGAAAGTGAAAAACGAAAATGAATGGGTTTTAATAGAAGATAATCATCCAGGAATCATAACTAAAGAACTATGGAATCAATGCAATGAAATTATGGATACAAACGCTCAAAGAAATAATGCAGCAGGATTCAGAGCCAACGGAAAAGTTCATGTATTTGCGGGATTGTTGGAATGTGATGAATGCCATAATAATTTATATTCCAAGCAAGATAAACCAAACATAGATGGATTCATACCTTCCATATATGTTTGTAGTGGTAGATATAATCACTTAGGATGTTCACAAAAAACTATTAGTGACAACTATATAGGTACGTTTGTATTTAATTTTGTATCTAATATTTTAACAACACAAAACAAAGTAAACAAATTAGATACTCAATCTTTTGAAAATAGCTTGCTTAAAGGCAAATTTTTCAAAGATATTATTGGAATTGATAACATAGAAACTATACAAGGAATATCTTATCCTAAGAATATATTAAAAACTAAAAATATAAATGTTAAAAGCAATTCAATTGAATTAGAAATTATAAAAAAGGAAAAGGTTAAATTTGAAAGAGCCATGCAAAGATTAGAAGATTTGTATCTTTTTGATGATGAAGCTATGAGTGAAAAAGATTATATGATTAAAAAGAAAAAAATAAATGAAAAGCTTCAAGAATTAAATAATAAACTTAAAGGCTTTGATACTTGTGGTGATGTATCAGAGTTAAATTTAATGAAAGAAGTATCTAATTTTATGCTTTCAAAAGAATTGTTAAATATGCATGATATAAATTATAAGAAGTTAGTATTAGCAGTTGGAAGAGAACGATTAAAAGACTTTGTAAAAACAATAATTGATAAAATAATAATAAAAGATAAAAAAATTTTAAATGTAAAATTTAAGAATGGATTAGTTATAAAATTTGTATATAAATGTTAA
- a CDS encoding helix-turn-helix domain-containing protein, whose amino-acid sequence MFNERLKKYRESKNLSKREFAEKLEVSESYYNIIENGKRNPSKNFIEKLVCESSMPEEYWIYGIDNSEYINVREDLKCVRKAVEQILDLNLVKDVEKLFNGNYPEGTLEELLIVALKTDIEYLLKKRNEDK is encoded by the coding sequence ATGTTTAATGAAAGATTGAAGAAATATAGAGAAAGTAAAAACTTATCAAAGAGAGAATTTGCTGAAAAGCTCGAGGTTAGTGAGAGTTACTATAATATTATTGAAAACGGGAAAAGAAACCCAAGTAAAAACTTTATAGAAAAACTAGTTTGTGAAAGTTCCATGCCAGAAGAGTACTGGATATATGGAATTGATAACAGTGAATATATAAATGTTAGAGAAGATTTAAAATGTGTTAGAAAAGCAGTTGAACAAATATTGGATTTAAATTTGGTAAAAGATGTTGAAAAATTATTTAACGGTAACTACCCTGAGGGGACTCTTGAAGAATTGTTAATAGTTGCGTTAAAAACAGATATTGAATATTTGCTAAAGAAAAGAAATGAAGATAAATAA